The sequence below is a genomic window from Novosphingobium aureum.
TTCGCTGGCAGTGGTCTCCATGACCGCGGGCAGACCGCCCGGCAATGCCACGAGCACCGCGTCGCTGACCGCTTCGCCATGTGCGGCAATCGGGAACAGGCGAGCGGCGCCCAGTTCTCCGGCAAGCTGCGAGCGTTTGCCGCTGCCGCCGATGGCGACGACGTCGAGATCGAGCGCGCGGGCCATGGCCACTGCGCCCAGGCCCATCGCACCGACACCGAGAATGCCCACGGTGTCACCCGCCTTCAGTCCCATGCGGGTGAAGGCATTGAGCGCATCGACCGGCCCTGCCAGCATCGCGGCATCGTCGAAACCGACCGCATCGGGCAGCACGGCGAGCTTGCGCGCCGATACCAGTGTGTATTCCTCGCAGCAGGTCTGGCGCACGAGCGTCTTGAAGGCTGGATCAAGGCACAGGTTCTGCCGCCCGGCCTTGCAGTTGGCGCAGGTACCGCAGTGGTCGAGCGCAAGCGCGCTGACACGATCACCTTCGCGCAGTCCCTCGACACCTTCGCCCAACCCGGCCACGACACCCGAGAAATCGGCGCCGATGCCCACCGGATAGTCCTTTACGTAGCGCCCGCCCTTGTTGAGGTAGGTGCCGACGTCGGTGCCGTAGGGCGCATAGGCCATGACCTTGACGAGGACCTGGCCCGGCCCCGGCTGGGGCACGGGCAGGTCCACGACCCGGATGTCACCGGGCGCGTGGAGCTGGGCTGCCTTCATTCACCGGCTCCGAAGGCGAAGACCATGATCCGCGCGCCGTTCTTGCTTGAGGTGGCAGCCAGCAGCGGCGTGTCGGGCGCGCCCACGGTATAGTCGCCAGCGGCCCAGGTCTCGCCATTGCCGACTAGCGAACCCTCGAGCACGTAAGCCTCCCAGGATGCTCCGAGGTTGCCTGCCTCGCCCTGCCAGCCGGCCGGAACGATCGCCTCGAACGAGCGCGCGCCGGTCTCGGGATCGGTGCTCAGCGGACGCATGGTCCAGCCCTCGGGCAGCGCGGCATCGGCAACGGGCGCGATGTCGGCGACCGTGACCTCGAAGACATGGCCGCGCGGATCGGTCGCGGCGGGCAGCGGGTACTCGACCGGCTGCTCAGGCTCATGGACCAGCTGGAGGACGAGCAGTCCGTCGCTGCGCACAAGCGCTAGCGCACCCTCGCTCGAGCTTTCGTCATGGCCGTGTACGACATGGGCAGGACGGTAGAAGTACACGCCCTTGCGGAAGTGGTGATTGCCATCGAGGGTCACCGCCCCGTCGAGCATATAGACTTCCTCGTAGGCGTCGTGGAAATGCGCCACGCCGCCGCCGTGCCAGCCCTTGGGGATGTAGACCAGATTGGTGACGTGCCCGGTCGCCGCGTCCTCGCCCAGCTTGCGCCGCTTGAGGCCGTGGGTCCCGAGCATCTCCCACTCGAGCGCGTCGCCGCGCACGTGTTCGAGCGGATGCGAGAGCTTGAGTGGTGCTGTCATCAAAGTTCTGCCATCAGGCGGCCGAAGCCGGGAACGTGGTCATAGACACCACAGGCGCGCAGCGCATGCCAGTAGGTCGCGGTGTTGATCGCGATGACCGGCTTGCCAAGATACATCTCGGCAGCCGCGCAGAATCGGATACCCGAGACATTGGTGCCGACCTGGATCA
It includes:
- a CDS encoding zinc-dependent alcohol dehydrogenase, whose product is MKAAQLHAPGDIRVVDLPVPQPGPGQVLVKVMAYAPYGTDVGTYLNKGGRYVKDYPVGIGADFSGVVAGLGEGVEGLREGDRVSALALDHCGTCANCKAGRQNLCLDPAFKTLVRQTCCEEYTLVSARKLAVLPDAVGFDDAAMLAGPVDALNAFTRMGLKAGDTVGILGVGAMGLGAVAMARALDLDVVAIGGSGKRSQLAGELGAARLFPIAAHGEAVSDAVLVALPGGLPAVMETTASEWGMAQAFAVAAPGASVALTGGGALPVSNWEIVDRELAIFGVRAGAGQAQVLDLIASGKLSLRPTVTRRFALDDVAQAFSLLAGPEARDVGRVIIEIGEAE
- a CDS encoding cupin domain-containing protein, coding for MTAPLKLSHPLEHVRGDALEWEMLGTHGLKRRKLGEDAATGHVTNLVYIPKGWHGGGVAHFHDAYEEVYMLDGAVTLDGNHHFRKGVYFYRPAHVVHGHDESSSEGALALVRSDGLLVLQLVHEPEQPVEYPLPAATDPRGHVFEVTVADIAPVADAALPEGWTMRPLSTDPETGARSFEAIVPAGWQGEAGNLGASWEAYVLEGSLVGNGETWAAGDYTVGAPDTPLLAATSSKNGARIMVFAFGAGE